The following proteins are co-located in the Phragmites australis chromosome 10, lpPhrAust1.1, whole genome shotgun sequence genome:
- the LOC133883275 gene encoding 7-deoxyloganetin glucosyltransferase-like, with protein sequence MCAPAAMEKRAHAMLFPFPCSGHINPTLKLAELLHSLGVYVTFVNTEHNHERLLRTGAGTAGGLRGREGFRFEAVPDGLSEEDRRSPDRTMKLYLSLRRSCGPPLVALARRLAACEGVPPVTCVVLSGLVSFALAAAEEIGVPSFVLWGTSACGFVCTLRLRELRQRGYTPLKDESYLTNGYLDMPIDWIAGMPPVRLGDISSFVRTLDPRCFALRVEEDEANSCATAQGLILNTFEDLESDVLDALREEFPRVYTIGPLAPEMHSRVDRAQGHGHGAAGLSLWEEDAACVAWLDAQPEGSVLYVSFGSLAVLSLDQLVELAWGLAASNRPFLWVVRPGLVAGDRGVDALPDEFLAETKNRCFIAEWCAQEQVLRHRAVGGFLTHSGWNSTMESIWSGVPMICWPGFADQYINCRYVCEEWAIGLRLDEQLRREQVTAHIEEVMGDTKKSKEMRRNADKWKASAEAATAPGGSSYENLDKLVEVLRLEEADAELASSTHAQ encoded by the exons ATGTGCGCGCCGGCGGCCATGGAGAAGAGGGCGCACGCGATGCTGTTCCCGTTCCCGTGCTCGGGCCACATCAACCCGACGCTGAAGCTTGCGGAGCTACTGCACTCGCTCGGGGTGTACGTCACCTTCGTCAACACGGAGCACAACCACGAGCGTCTGCTGCGGACTGGGGCGGGGACGGCGGGCGGCCTGCGGGGGAGGGAGGGGTTCAGGTTCGAGGCCGTCCCCGACGGGCTGTCAGAGGAGGACCGGCGCAGCCCGGACAGGACCATGAAGCTGTACCTGTCGCTGCGGAGGAGCTGCGGCCCGCCGCTGGTGGCGCTGGCGCGGAGGCTCGCAGCGTGCGAGGGCGTGCCGCCCGTCACCTGCGTCGTGCTCAGCGGCCTCGTCAGCTTCGCGCTGGCCGCAGCGGAGGAGATCGGCGTGCCGTCGTTTGTGCTCTGGGGCACCAGTGCGTGCGGCTTCGTCTGCACGCTCCGGCTGCGGGAGCTCCGGCAGAGGGGATACACGCCGCTCAAAG ACGAGAGCTACCTGACAAATGGGTACCTCGACATGCCGATCGACTGGATCGCCGGGATGCCGCCGGTGCGGCTCGGCGACATCTCCAGCTTCGTCCGGACGCTGGACCCGAGATGCTTCGCGCTGCGCGTGGAGGAAGACGAGGCGAACAGCTGCGCCACGGCGCAGGGCCTCATCCTCAACACGTTCGAGGACCTCGAGTCCGACGTCCTCGACGCGCTCCGGGAGGAGTTCCCGCGGGTGTACACCATCGGTCCCCTGGCCCCCGAAATGCACAGCCGCGTCGACCGCGCGCAGGGGCACGGGCACGGCGCGGCCGGGCTGAGCCTGTGGGAGGAGGACGCAGCGTGCGTGGCGTGGCTCGACGCGCAGCCGGAGGGGTCGGTCCTGTACGTCAGCTTCGGGAGCCTGGCCGTGCTCTCTCTGGACCAGCTCGTCGAGCTCGCGTGGGGCCTCGCCGCCAGTAACCGCCCGTTCCTCTGGGTTGTCCGGCCGGGCCTCGTCGCGGGCGATCGCGGCGTCGACGCGCTGCCCGATGAGTTCCTCGCAGAGACCAAGAACCGGTGCTTCATCGCGGAGTGGTGCGCGCAGGAGCAGGTGCTGCGGCACCGCGCCGTGGGCGGGTTCCTGACGCACAGCGGGTGGAACTCGACGATGGAGAGCATCTGGTCCGGCGTGCCGATGATCTGCTGGCCCGGGTTCGCCGACCAGTACATCAACTGCCGGTACGTGTGCGAGGAATGGGCCATCGGGCTGCGCCTGGACGAGcagctgcggcgggagcaggtGACGGCGCACATCGAGGAGGTCATGGGAGACACCAAAAAGAGCAAGGAGATGAGGCGCAACGCCGACAAGTGGAAGGCTTCGGCcgaggcggcgacggcgccgggTGGGTCGTCGTACGAGAACCTCGATAAGCTTGTCGAGGTGCTGCGGCTGGAGGAAGCTGACGCCGAGCTTGCCTCGTCCACGCACGCCCAGTGA